The Panicum virgatum strain AP13 chromosome 3N, P.virgatum_v5, whole genome shotgun sequence genome includes the window GATTTTGATCAGGTATTGTTGCTAATTATCTGAATTATTCTGTCATGGCAGATGGTGGGCGTCAATAGGTTTAATCTTAAGCAATGAAAATGATGCACCTTTAGCTTGATACATGGTGTGGTGCTGCGCAAATCACTGAATCATGAATGCCAATGCTCAATGTAACTATTGAAAAGCTATTTTGAGACTTGTTATATTCTACTAGGAGTGCTCAGGTCTTCATACTAAACTGGCATCATGTATTTGACATTCTGTAAGTTTCCTGGTACATTTTAGAAGCTGTCAGTCTGCAAGTTTTGGACTGTTAGGTGTCTATTCAGACTATGCTCACAACATGTGAGGATTTTAAAATTATATTTCCAGCGAGCAAATGTAATTAGTTGAAATGTCATGTCTGATGCCTAACACTGATCACAACTAGTAATACCTGAGTTGATTGTTATATGCATTTACTTCCCATCATGTctgtcttttattttctttccttGTTGTAATATCAATGCCTTACAAACTTATGATATCCTCTAGGGTCATGGCTATCAGGTGTCTATCGAAGGGCAGCAAGTTTCCAGTGATCCATGGAACAATATTTCTTGCCAAAGTTTTCAGGTAGCATGCTGTCATAACTCAACATGTTCTTTTCAGTCATGGCTTGCATATACCTTTTATATTCAACCTGACATCGGCCTCTAGGTTTAGAAAGTACAACCCTCCAGTCATAAATACTTGATGCCGTTGACCTTTTATGGCTTTCTACTTTTAACTTTGACCGTTAATTTTTTCTTATTAGAATATAGTTATAATATCTAATAACTATTAAGATTACGAAGAACCTTTtgttgagttgcatgcaccaaccaattcaacccaaaagcttaagctgatagggagggtgggcaattcacttatacatCAACACTCGGTAGCACGTATAGGCTCCCCAGGCCTCAAACATGGAAATCAGGAGTCAgctgcaattattttatttaatcgtGTCCGCCAAGATTCAAACTCAAGACCTCCGGCCCTAGTACCatgttgagttgcatgcaccaaccaattcaagccaaaagcttaagctgatagggagaggtgggcaattcacttatacttcaacACTTTTCAATACAAATCTACACATataatttttgtgttttcaaactAAGTATCTTGAAAACTATTAATGGAAAATTTTCAAAAGTTTGACTGAGTTTTGGTCAAACCTTAAAGTATTTGTTACTAGAGGGAGTACCTTTTGCAGATCTTGTGTGCTCACAGTTGTCCGAATGATTGATATACGTTCATGGTTATCTCAATTTTCATGATTTTCGTAATATGGTATATATATTGATATCTTCCTGATGGCAATCCTAAATTTGGAAAATGTCATTGTCtgttctatttctaaactttgCTTCTTATTCATGGAGGCTGGCATTCATGAAGCCATCCTGAACTTCTCTATGATGATGTCCCTCCTTTTTCCAGCCTATGCTTAAGTACACAGGAGATCAAGCTCAACTGCAAGCCTTTATAAAGTAAGATTACCTTTAACTCTAGgtgcatttttttatttactttttGATTGAATTCTTTTGTAATTTGTATTTCTTATTCTAAGATCAAAATGGAGTTGTCTAATTTAAATTAGTTTGGTTACTGATATTTGATTGATCATCTACTTTCACTTGCATTTGATAGCTTCTTATTGGTTCCATTGTGTAACTGAAACTTCATCTCGCATTTAAGTAACACAATCCTTAAAAATATTAAACTTGAGAGAGATATGAGCTCTAAAATCCAGGTCGAGCAGGGTTTTTGTTTCACTCAGTTTAGTTGCGACTTGCTGCTATCATTGTAAGCAACTTAAAGTTTTTCTGGGATGTCATGAATAACATGCAGCAAATATAATTAAATTCCATATGGTCTACTGTGTAGTGTGAATATAATATTTCAGAATATACAATATCAAAGAAGCACTACAACTCATCAACTCtcattttatgtttctccattTGTGCCAATCATACTGTATACACTATCATCCAATTTACCAAACAATTGAGCTGTCTGTCGATTTCAGCAGAGCATTCCTTGATTATGTaatcattttttttatattgtttGCTAAATTCTAAAAGAAGTTTCACTGCTGGCTTCATAGTTTCAAGGATGGGCCGTACAGTGGAGGGAATTGTATGACAATCAAAGGAAGTCTGCAGCAGAATATTATTTTCTCGGAACAGCTTTTTAATGGAAGACTTGGAATGGAAGATAGATCTATTCATCTATTTTATTCGGTGAGGAAAAAATTATTTACATTTGATGTTATCTTAACCATCTTCCGACCAATATCTAGTTCCATTGAAATATGAAGTAATTATAGGAGATATAATTCTATGAACTGTTGGCTTCTTGAATCAAATGAACATGCTTGTTGTTACCATTTACCAATCATTGCTGTTGTCCCTGAATGCTTGAGATATGTATTCACAATGGCACTGCATGtgctttctttaccatgatGTTGTTTCTCTCAGTGGATCCTTGTTCTTTCCATCCTTGTGATGCTGCATTTCTTTCTGGTGTTGCATTCAGGTAAGAGCCGATGGAAGCTCTGCGTTAGGATTGTCTCTGGACTTGTCTTCAAACGATCAGAGTATTTCAATCCTTGTTGCGGAGGACATAGCAACATTCACCAGAAAGAAACAAAATCACAAGTACGGCGCATATGTTAAAGCTGATAAGGCGGAGCCACATGCTCCAGATAACCAAGATTGGTTCCTTTACAAAGCAACCGTTCATTCCAGTGCTGGCTACAAATTAACTGGAATCAACATTGTTTGCACCTTGAAAATAGCTGGCAAAATGAGTCCAGAAACAGAGGATAGGATCACTGGAGTGAATGCAGATGGATCGTCACCGTATCATGCATCACTTGGCCACATAAGTATTCAAAAGCTCGATGCAAACACAGAGTTCCGACCAGCAGGATCATGGGTAACTAAAGGCGAGTACATCTCATGGTCCAACAGTTCTATCACAACTAAACATGTGAGTCTGAAACTCAGCTGGAAGCTGAAGACCCCTGATCAACCATCATTCAGGAAGTACAACATCTATGTGGAGGAGTCAATGGCAGATCCAAACGCGAAGGCTTCCAGAAATTACCTTGGTGTTGCTAGTGTTGATGCCTTTTATATATCGGGCCTAGAGGTCACCAGCGGAGTTTCTGGTtttaatttcattattcaagCGTGTGCACATGATGGAAGCTGGCAGAAGCTTGAGGAATGCCCAGAGTTctttttagatttagttcattcTGAGGTGtaacattcttttttttttctcgtgtGTGTTTTGTTCAATTAATCCTTCATACAAATATAGTCCCCCCACAGAATAATCTGTGTTACTCTTACAGAAATAAGAAGAAAAGAATTATAGATAAAGCATGTTTGTGTACAAACTGCTGTTGTCGTATTTATTCAGCATTGACTGCTCATCTGTTGAGTTTACTTTAGTGTCGCTCAGACAAAATATGGCATTGTTTTTTCATCAACATATAAACTCTGCAAATTTGCTGATCCTGAATTCCTGATTGAGGATCTCTCTTACTAGCCGGTGTATCTGACCGAAGATTCCCTGAGAAGGATGGAACTTTTGCTGGTCCAAAGCATCCTTGTAAGGCTTTCTCCAACAGGGAGGCGACGTTGCTGGAGGACGTGGAGGCGCGAGACGCCAGACGCCAG containing:
- the LOC120665809 gene encoding cytosolic endo-beta-N-acetylglucosaminidase 1-like isoform X1 yields the protein MGCLPTIRGRKKTHRIQLQLLETENMMSTWVLMSLDEILLTNVALDLLKKVDVSTAIFAPGWVYETKQPPDFESAQNRWWGLVEKSWGVLRSYPKQLPFYTDFDQGHGYQVSIEGQQVSSDPWNNISCQSFQPMLKYTGDQAQLQAFINFKDGPYSGGNCMTIKGSLQQNIIFSEQLFNGRLGMEDRSIHLFYSVRADGSSALGLSLDLSSNDQSISILVAEDIATFTRKKQNHKYGAYVKADKAEPHAPDNQDWFLYKATVHSSAGYKLTGINIVCTLKIAGKMSPETEDRITGVNADGSSPYHASLGHISIQKLDANTEFRPAGSWVTKGEYISWSNSSITTKHVSLKLSWKLKTPDQPSFRKYNIYVEESMADPNAKASRNYLGVASVDAFYISGLEVTSGVSGFNFIIQACAHDGSWQKLEECPEFFLDLVHSEPVYLTEDSLRRMELLLVQSILVRLSPTGRRRCWRTWRRETPDARRHRE
- the LOC120665809 gene encoding cytosolic endo-beta-N-acetylglucosaminidase 1-like isoform X3 is translated as MGCLPTIRGRKKTHRIQLQLLETENMMSTWVLMSLDEILLTNVALDLLKKVDVSTAIFAPGWVYETKQPPDFESAQNRWWGLVEKSWGVLRSYPKQLPFYTDFDQGHGYQVSIEGQQVSSDPWNNISCQSFQPMLKYTGDQAQLQAFINFKDGPYSGGNCMTIKGSLQQNIIFSEQLFNGRLGMEDRSIHLFYSVRADGSSALGLSLDLSSNDQSISILVAEDIATFTRKKQNHKYGAYVKADKAEPHAPDNQDWFLYKATVHSSAGYKLTGINIVCTLKIAGKMSPETEDRITGVNADGSSPYHASLGHISIQKLDANTEFRPAGSWVTKGEYISWSNSSITTKHVSLKLSWKLKTPDQPSFRKYNIYVEESMADPNAKASRNYLGVASVDAFYISGLEVTSGVSGFNFIIQACAHDGSWQKLEECPEFFLDLVHSEV
- the LOC120665809 gene encoding cytosolic endo-beta-N-acetylglucosaminidase 1-like isoform X2: MGCLPTIRGRKKTHRIQLQLLETENMMSTWTNVALDLLKKVDVSTAIFAPGWVYETKQPPDFESAQNRWWGLVEKSWGVLRSYPKQLPFYTDFDQGHGYQVSIEGQQVSSDPWNNISCQSFQPMLKYTGDQAQLQAFINFKDGPYSGGNCMTIKGSLQQNIIFSEQLFNGRLGMEDRSIHLFYSVRADGSSALGLSLDLSSNDQSISILVAEDIATFTRKKQNHKYGAYVKADKAEPHAPDNQDWFLYKATVHSSAGYKLTGINIVCTLKIAGKMSPETEDRITGVNADGSSPYHASLGHISIQKLDANTEFRPAGSWVTKGEYISWSNSSITTKHVSLKLSWKLKTPDQPSFRKYNIYVEESMADPNAKASRNYLGVASVDAFYISGLEVTSGVSGFNFIIQACAHDGSWQKLEECPEFFLDLVHSEPVYLTEDSLRRMELLLVQSILVRLSPTGRRRCWRTWRRETPDARRHRE